In a single window of the Solea solea chromosome 14, fSolSol10.1, whole genome shotgun sequence genome:
- the adam19b gene encoding disintegrin and metalloproteinase domain-containing protein 19 isoform X2, whose translation MRPAGACPPPAAPLSAARSSLCLRLLVVLQWLLLLCQALVSAGAAHDGLNEKDSQSGRRNLQHVHRYEVTYPRWLHPLTHSSSANREQQQYPTETQVVISAEGQELRLQLEKNEQLLARGYQEIWYTPNGARKSSSPTNTGHCFYHGEVQGFEGSSVAVSTCSGLRGLISLNTSISYLIEPLPVHADAQQHAVFRAESLRLPKGSCLHHHGNGRKERLDDFIHGTMSQGNVRDKRDLSRAMKYVELLMVADKAEFEKHGSSLEKTKLKLLEAANLVDKYYKALSIRVALIGLEVWTIQDLINVSDNPHSTLAAFLSWRRKQLRVLPNDNAQLITGKSFQGTTIGLAPLRAMCSDYQSGGVNTDHSESAVGVAATMAHEMGHNFGMSHDSTGCCQARAEDGGCIMAAATGHPFPRVFNACNEKELKSYLNSGGGKCLFNLPNTRAIYGGQRCGNGYLEDGEECDCGEEEECTSPCCNANNCTLRAGAECAHGICCDNCKLKSPGVLCRAPSGPCDLPEYCDGKAESCPANFYLVDGISCAGGQAYCYTGMCLTLEQQCRSLWGQDGRPAPDLCFQKVNEAGDMYGNCGKDLLGKYRSCKDRDAKCGKIQCLSSAVKPIESNAVCIETTVTVGSKRIRCMGTHVYKGDEEVQGDTLDPGLVMTGTKCGDDSLCFNGECRNASFLRADECNAKCHGHGLCNNNHNCHCDPGWAPPLCDQRGSGGSVDSGPVISQSGLLPVLLVLPLVLFVVLAAAGLWCCYRHKLHPLKASAPPPNCSVPVEVKPLCTDGHLNGHTNPTFLLKKQQSDNLVKSPACPSPSPSTRSRPPIVRPAVKPPPVPAYAAEQNKQTAEPHIKPTPSSSQAYTPPPLQSAQLTKQRQILRAPSLPGQDPKGRPSVAPKPRPDPPNRPPPPCPVNKPSAEQQKLTGVALAPSAGQKKPNRP comes from the exons atGCGTCCAGCAGGAGCgtgtcctcctcctgctgctcctctctctgctgcgcgctcctctctgtgtctccggCTCCTCGTTGTGCTccagtggctgctgctgctgtgccagGCTCTTGTGTCTGCAGGCGCTGCTCATGATG GACTAAATGAAAAGGACTCACAGTCAGGGAGGAGAAACCTCCAGCATGTCCACAGATATGAGGTTACTTATCCCCGATGGCTGCATCCTCTGACACACAGCAGCTCTGCCAACAGAGAG cagcagcagtatcctACAGAGACGCAGGTTGTGATCTCAGCCGAGGGCCAGGAGCTCAGACTGCAGCTGGAgaaaaatga GCAGCTGTTGGCCCGTGGATATCAGGAAATATGGTACACTCCTAATGGAGCCCGCAAATCCTCCTCTCCCACCAACACT GGACACTGTTTCTACCACGGGGAGGTCCAGGGGTTTGAAGGTTCCAGCGTTGCTGTTAGCACATGCTCAGGACTCAG gggACTGATTTCTCTGAACACAAGCATCAGCTACCTGATCGAGCCTCTCCCCGTTCACGCTGATGCTCAGCAGCACGCCGTGTTCAGAGCCGAGAGTCTTCGTCTACCCAAAGGAAGCTGCCtgcatcaccatggcaacgggcGGAAGGAGCGGCTTGATGACTTCATCCATGGAACGATGTCACAAGGGAACGTGAGG GATAAAAGGGACCTGAGTCGAGCCATGAAGTATGTGGAGTTGCTGATGGTGGCAGACAAGGCTGAG TTTGAAAAGCATGGGAGCAGCCTCGAGAAAACCAAACTGAAACTACTGGAGGCGGCGAATTTGGTCGACAAG TACTACAAGGCTTTGAGCATCCGTGTGGCACTGATCGGTCTGGAGGTGTGGACCATCCAGGACCTGATCAACGTGTCGGATAACCCGCACAGCACTCTGGCAGCGTTCCTGTCCTGGAGACGCAAACAGCTCCGCGTGCTTCCCAACGACAACGCTCAGCTCATCAC GGGGAAGTCTTTCCAGGGAACCACCATCGGGCTGGCACCTCTCAGAGCCATGTGCTCCGACTACCAGTCTGGAGGAGTGAACACG GACCACTCAGAATCAGCTGTTGGCGTTGCCGCCACCATGGCACACGAGATGGGTCACAACTTTGGCATGAGCCATGACAGCACAGGCTGCTGTCAGGCCAGAGCAGAAGATGGAGGTTGCATCATGGCTGCTGCCACTGG GCACCCGTTTCCCCGTGTTTTTAATGCTTGTAATGAGAAGGAGTTAAAGAGTTACCTGAACTCTGGAGGAGGGAAGTGTCTCTTTAACCTGCCCAACACCAGAGCCATTTACGGAGGGCAGCGCTGCGGCAATGGTTACCTGGAGGATGGGGAGGAATGTGACTGTGGAGAGGaagag GAGTGCACCAGTCCCTGCTGTAACGCCAACAACTGCACTCTGAGAGCTGGAGCTGAGTGCGCTCATGGCATCTGCTGTGATAACTGCAAG CTGAAGAGCCCCGGTGTGCTGTGTCGTGCTCCGTCAGGACCATGTGACCTGCCAGAGTACTGCGATGGGAAAGCAGAGTCCTGTCCTGCTAATTTCTATTTGGTGGATGGTATATCGTGTGCAGGCGGACAGGCTTACTGTTACACCGGCATGTGTCTGACACTGGAGCAGCAGTGCCGCTCACTGTGGGGACAAG ATGGCCGTCCAGCCCCTGACCTGTGTTTTCAGAAGGTAAACGAGGCTGGAGACATGTATGGGAACTGTGGCAAAGATCTGTTGGGCAAATACAGGAGCTGCAAGGACAG AGATGCTAAATGTGGGAAAATCCAGTGCTTATCTTCAGCTGTGAAGCCCATTGAGAGCAATGCAGTTTGTATAGAAACCACGGTCACTGTGGGCAGCAAGAGGATCCGGTGTATGGGAACACACGTGTACAAGGGGGACGAGGAGGTTCAGGGAGACACTCTGGACCCGGGCCTGGTCATGACAGGCACCAAGTGTGGCGATGACTCG CTTTGCTTTAATGGAGAGTGCCGCAATGCATCATTTCTCAGAGCTGATGAGTGCAATGCCAAGTGCCACGGACACGGG ctgtgtaacaACAACCATAACTGTCACTGTGACCCGGGCTgggctcctcctctgtgtgacCAGAGGGGCTCAGGTGGGAGTGTGGACAGTGGACCTGTCATCAGCCAAA GCGGTCTCCTCCCAGTCCTGCTGGTCCTCCCTCTGGTTCTCTTTGTGGTTCTGGCTGCTGCTGGACTGTGGTGCTGCTACAGGCATAAACTCCACCCACTGAAAGCGTCAGCTCCACCTCCAAA CTGTTCAGTCCCAGTGGAGGTCAAGCCTCTGTGCACTGACGGTCATTTGAACGGCCACACCAACCCGACGTTCTTACTGAAGAAACAACAGTCAGACAACCTG GTGAAGTCGCCTGCCTGTCCGAGCCCGTCTCCCTCCACCCGGTCCAGACCTCCCATCGTGCGTCCAGCAGTGAAGCCTCCTCCTGTACCGGCGTACGCTGCAGAGCAAAACAAGCAGACGGCAGAGCCTCACATCAAACCGACACCTTCTTCGTCTCAGGCTTacactccccctcctcttcaaTCTGCACAGCTgaccaaacagagacaaatcCTCCGGGCTCCATCTTTACCTGGCCAGGACCCTAAAGGCCGCCCTTCTGTAGCACCTAAACCACGACCTGACCCCCCTAACAGACCTCCACCACCTTGTCCTGTCAACAAACCATCAGCG GAACAACAAAAACTGACAGGTGTTGCTTTGGCTCCATCTGCTGGACAGAAAAAGCCAAACAG aCCCTAA
- the adam19b gene encoding disintegrin and metalloproteinase domain-containing protein 19 isoform X3, with the protein MRPAGACPPPAAPLSAARSSLCLRLLVVLQWLLLLCQALVSAGAAHDGLNEKDSQSGRRNLQHVHRYEVTYPRWLHPLTHSSSANREQQYPTETQVVISAEGQELRLQLEKNEQLLARGYQEIWYTPNGARKSSSPTNTGHCFYHGEVQGFEGSSVAVSTCSGLRGLISLNTSISYLIEPLPVHADAQQHAVFRAESLRLPKGSCLHHHGNGRKERLDDFIHGTMSQGNVRDKRDLSRAMKYVELLMVADKAEFEKHGSSLEKTKLKLLEAANLVDKYYKALSIRVALIGLEVWTIQDLINVSDNPHSTLAAFLSWRRKQLRVLPNDNAQLITGKSFQGTTIGLAPLRAMCSDYQSGGVNTDHSESAVGVAATMAHEMGHNFGMSHDSTGCCQARAEDGGCIMAAATGHPFPRVFNACNEKELKSYLNSGGGKCLFNLPNTRAIYGGQRCGNGYLEDGEECDCGEEEECTSPCCNANNCTLRAGAECAHGICCDNCKLKSPGVLCRAPSGPCDLPEYCDGKAESCPANFYLVDGISCAGGQAYCYTGMCLTLEQQCRSLWGQDGRPAPDLCFQKVNEAGDMYGNCGKDLLGKYRSCKDRDAKCGKIQCLSSAVKPIESNAVCIETTVTVGSKRIRCMGTHVYKGDEEVQGDTLDPGLVMTGTKCGDDSLCFNGECRNASFLRADECNAKCHGHGLCNNNHNCHCDPGWAPPLCDQRGSGGSVDSGPVISQSGLLPVLLVLPLVLFVVLAAAGLWCCYRHKLHPLKASAPPPNCSVPVEVKPLCTDGHLNGHTNPTFLLKKQQSDNLVKSPACPSPSPSTRSRPPIVRPAVKPPPVPAYAAEQNKQTAEPHIKPTPSSSQAYTPPPLQSAQLTKQRQILRAPSLPGQDPKGRPSVAPKPRPDPPNRPPPPCPVNKPSAEQQKLTGVALAPSAGQKKPNRP; encoded by the exons atGCGTCCAGCAGGAGCgtgtcctcctcctgctgctcctctctctgctgcgcgctcctctctgtgtctccggCTCCTCGTTGTGCTccagtggctgctgctgctgtgccagGCTCTTGTGTCTGCAGGCGCTGCTCATGATG GACTAAATGAAAAGGACTCACAGTCAGGGAGGAGAAACCTCCAGCATGTCCACAGATATGAGGTTACTTATCCCCGATGGCTGCATCCTCTGACACACAGCAGCTCTGCCAACAGAGAG cagcagtatcctACAGAGACGCAGGTTGTGATCTCAGCCGAGGGCCAGGAGCTCAGACTGCAGCTGGAgaaaaatga GCAGCTGTTGGCCCGTGGATATCAGGAAATATGGTACACTCCTAATGGAGCCCGCAAATCCTCCTCTCCCACCAACACT GGACACTGTTTCTACCACGGGGAGGTCCAGGGGTTTGAAGGTTCCAGCGTTGCTGTTAGCACATGCTCAGGACTCAG gggACTGATTTCTCTGAACACAAGCATCAGCTACCTGATCGAGCCTCTCCCCGTTCACGCTGATGCTCAGCAGCACGCCGTGTTCAGAGCCGAGAGTCTTCGTCTACCCAAAGGAAGCTGCCtgcatcaccatggcaacgggcGGAAGGAGCGGCTTGATGACTTCATCCATGGAACGATGTCACAAGGGAACGTGAGG GATAAAAGGGACCTGAGTCGAGCCATGAAGTATGTGGAGTTGCTGATGGTGGCAGACAAGGCTGAG TTTGAAAAGCATGGGAGCAGCCTCGAGAAAACCAAACTGAAACTACTGGAGGCGGCGAATTTGGTCGACAAG TACTACAAGGCTTTGAGCATCCGTGTGGCACTGATCGGTCTGGAGGTGTGGACCATCCAGGACCTGATCAACGTGTCGGATAACCCGCACAGCACTCTGGCAGCGTTCCTGTCCTGGAGACGCAAACAGCTCCGCGTGCTTCCCAACGACAACGCTCAGCTCATCAC GGGGAAGTCTTTCCAGGGAACCACCATCGGGCTGGCACCTCTCAGAGCCATGTGCTCCGACTACCAGTCTGGAGGAGTGAACACG GACCACTCAGAATCAGCTGTTGGCGTTGCCGCCACCATGGCACACGAGATGGGTCACAACTTTGGCATGAGCCATGACAGCACAGGCTGCTGTCAGGCCAGAGCAGAAGATGGAGGTTGCATCATGGCTGCTGCCACTGG GCACCCGTTTCCCCGTGTTTTTAATGCTTGTAATGAGAAGGAGTTAAAGAGTTACCTGAACTCTGGAGGAGGGAAGTGTCTCTTTAACCTGCCCAACACCAGAGCCATTTACGGAGGGCAGCGCTGCGGCAATGGTTACCTGGAGGATGGGGAGGAATGTGACTGTGGAGAGGaagag GAGTGCACCAGTCCCTGCTGTAACGCCAACAACTGCACTCTGAGAGCTGGAGCTGAGTGCGCTCATGGCATCTGCTGTGATAACTGCAAG CTGAAGAGCCCCGGTGTGCTGTGTCGTGCTCCGTCAGGACCATGTGACCTGCCAGAGTACTGCGATGGGAAAGCAGAGTCCTGTCCTGCTAATTTCTATTTGGTGGATGGTATATCGTGTGCAGGCGGACAGGCTTACTGTTACACCGGCATGTGTCTGACACTGGAGCAGCAGTGCCGCTCACTGTGGGGACAAG ATGGCCGTCCAGCCCCTGACCTGTGTTTTCAGAAGGTAAACGAGGCTGGAGACATGTATGGGAACTGTGGCAAAGATCTGTTGGGCAAATACAGGAGCTGCAAGGACAG AGATGCTAAATGTGGGAAAATCCAGTGCTTATCTTCAGCTGTGAAGCCCATTGAGAGCAATGCAGTTTGTATAGAAACCACGGTCACTGTGGGCAGCAAGAGGATCCGGTGTATGGGAACACACGTGTACAAGGGGGACGAGGAGGTTCAGGGAGACACTCTGGACCCGGGCCTGGTCATGACAGGCACCAAGTGTGGCGATGACTCG CTTTGCTTTAATGGAGAGTGCCGCAATGCATCATTTCTCAGAGCTGATGAGTGCAATGCCAAGTGCCACGGACACGGG ctgtgtaacaACAACCATAACTGTCACTGTGACCCGGGCTgggctcctcctctgtgtgacCAGAGGGGCTCAGGTGGGAGTGTGGACAGTGGACCTGTCATCAGCCAAA GCGGTCTCCTCCCAGTCCTGCTGGTCCTCCCTCTGGTTCTCTTTGTGGTTCTGGCTGCTGCTGGACTGTGGTGCTGCTACAGGCATAAACTCCACCCACTGAAAGCGTCAGCTCCACCTCCAAA CTGTTCAGTCCCAGTGGAGGTCAAGCCTCTGTGCACTGACGGTCATTTGAACGGCCACACCAACCCGACGTTCTTACTGAAGAAACAACAGTCAGACAACCTG GTGAAGTCGCCTGCCTGTCCGAGCCCGTCTCCCTCCACCCGGTCCAGACCTCCCATCGTGCGTCCAGCAGTGAAGCCTCCTCCTGTACCGGCGTACGCTGCAGAGCAAAACAAGCAGACGGCAGAGCCTCACATCAAACCGACACCTTCTTCGTCTCAGGCTTacactccccctcctcttcaaTCTGCACAGCTgaccaaacagagacaaatcCTCCGGGCTCCATCTTTACCTGGCCAGGACCCTAAAGGCCGCCCTTCTGTAGCACCTAAACCACGACCTGACCCCCCTAACAGACCTCCACCACCTTGTCCTGTCAACAAACCATCAGCG GAACAACAAAAACTGACAGGTGTTGCTTTGGCTCCATCTGCTGGACAGAAAAAGCCAAACAG aCCCTAA
- the adam19b gene encoding disintegrin and metalloproteinase domain-containing protein 19 isoform X1 encodes MRPAGACPPPAAPLSAARSSLCLRLLVVLQWLLLLCQALVSAGAAHDGLNEKDSQSGRRNLQHVHRYEVTYPRWLHPLTHSSSANREQQQQYPTETQVVISAEGQELRLQLEKNEQLLARGYQEIWYTPNGARKSSSPTNTGHCFYHGEVQGFEGSSVAVSTCSGLRGLISLNTSISYLIEPLPVHADAQQHAVFRAESLRLPKGSCLHHHGNGRKERLDDFIHGTMSQGNVRDKRDLSRAMKYVELLMVADKAEFEKHGSSLEKTKLKLLEAANLVDKYYKALSIRVALIGLEVWTIQDLINVSDNPHSTLAAFLSWRRKQLRVLPNDNAQLITGKSFQGTTIGLAPLRAMCSDYQSGGVNTDHSESAVGVAATMAHEMGHNFGMSHDSTGCCQARAEDGGCIMAAATGHPFPRVFNACNEKELKSYLNSGGGKCLFNLPNTRAIYGGQRCGNGYLEDGEECDCGEEEECTSPCCNANNCTLRAGAECAHGICCDNCKLKSPGVLCRAPSGPCDLPEYCDGKAESCPANFYLVDGISCAGGQAYCYTGMCLTLEQQCRSLWGQDGRPAPDLCFQKVNEAGDMYGNCGKDLLGKYRSCKDRDAKCGKIQCLSSAVKPIESNAVCIETTVTVGSKRIRCMGTHVYKGDEEVQGDTLDPGLVMTGTKCGDDSLCFNGECRNASFLRADECNAKCHGHGLCNNNHNCHCDPGWAPPLCDQRGSGGSVDSGPVISQSGLLPVLLVLPLVLFVVLAAAGLWCCYRHKLHPLKASAPPPNCSVPVEVKPLCTDGHLNGHTNPTFLLKKQQSDNLVKSPACPSPSPSTRSRPPIVRPAVKPPPVPAYAAEQNKQTAEPHIKPTPSSSQAYTPPPLQSAQLTKQRQILRAPSLPGQDPKGRPSVAPKPRPDPPNRPPPPCPVNKPSAEQQKLTGVALAPSAGQKKPNRP; translated from the exons atGCGTCCAGCAGGAGCgtgtcctcctcctgctgctcctctctctgctgcgcgctcctctctgtgtctccggCTCCTCGTTGTGCTccagtggctgctgctgctgtgccagGCTCTTGTGTCTGCAGGCGCTGCTCATGATG GACTAAATGAAAAGGACTCACAGTCAGGGAGGAGAAACCTCCAGCATGTCCACAGATATGAGGTTACTTATCCCCGATGGCTGCATCCTCTGACACACAGCAGCTCTGCCAACAGAGA gcagcagcagcagtatcctACAGAGACGCAGGTTGTGATCTCAGCCGAGGGCCAGGAGCTCAGACTGCAGCTGGAgaaaaatga GCAGCTGTTGGCCCGTGGATATCAGGAAATATGGTACACTCCTAATGGAGCCCGCAAATCCTCCTCTCCCACCAACACT GGACACTGTTTCTACCACGGGGAGGTCCAGGGGTTTGAAGGTTCCAGCGTTGCTGTTAGCACATGCTCAGGACTCAG gggACTGATTTCTCTGAACACAAGCATCAGCTACCTGATCGAGCCTCTCCCCGTTCACGCTGATGCTCAGCAGCACGCCGTGTTCAGAGCCGAGAGTCTTCGTCTACCCAAAGGAAGCTGCCtgcatcaccatggcaacgggcGGAAGGAGCGGCTTGATGACTTCATCCATGGAACGATGTCACAAGGGAACGTGAGG GATAAAAGGGACCTGAGTCGAGCCATGAAGTATGTGGAGTTGCTGATGGTGGCAGACAAGGCTGAG TTTGAAAAGCATGGGAGCAGCCTCGAGAAAACCAAACTGAAACTACTGGAGGCGGCGAATTTGGTCGACAAG TACTACAAGGCTTTGAGCATCCGTGTGGCACTGATCGGTCTGGAGGTGTGGACCATCCAGGACCTGATCAACGTGTCGGATAACCCGCACAGCACTCTGGCAGCGTTCCTGTCCTGGAGACGCAAACAGCTCCGCGTGCTTCCCAACGACAACGCTCAGCTCATCAC GGGGAAGTCTTTCCAGGGAACCACCATCGGGCTGGCACCTCTCAGAGCCATGTGCTCCGACTACCAGTCTGGAGGAGTGAACACG GACCACTCAGAATCAGCTGTTGGCGTTGCCGCCACCATGGCACACGAGATGGGTCACAACTTTGGCATGAGCCATGACAGCACAGGCTGCTGTCAGGCCAGAGCAGAAGATGGAGGTTGCATCATGGCTGCTGCCACTGG GCACCCGTTTCCCCGTGTTTTTAATGCTTGTAATGAGAAGGAGTTAAAGAGTTACCTGAACTCTGGAGGAGGGAAGTGTCTCTTTAACCTGCCCAACACCAGAGCCATTTACGGAGGGCAGCGCTGCGGCAATGGTTACCTGGAGGATGGGGAGGAATGTGACTGTGGAGAGGaagag GAGTGCACCAGTCCCTGCTGTAACGCCAACAACTGCACTCTGAGAGCTGGAGCTGAGTGCGCTCATGGCATCTGCTGTGATAACTGCAAG CTGAAGAGCCCCGGTGTGCTGTGTCGTGCTCCGTCAGGACCATGTGACCTGCCAGAGTACTGCGATGGGAAAGCAGAGTCCTGTCCTGCTAATTTCTATTTGGTGGATGGTATATCGTGTGCAGGCGGACAGGCTTACTGTTACACCGGCATGTGTCTGACACTGGAGCAGCAGTGCCGCTCACTGTGGGGACAAG ATGGCCGTCCAGCCCCTGACCTGTGTTTTCAGAAGGTAAACGAGGCTGGAGACATGTATGGGAACTGTGGCAAAGATCTGTTGGGCAAATACAGGAGCTGCAAGGACAG AGATGCTAAATGTGGGAAAATCCAGTGCTTATCTTCAGCTGTGAAGCCCATTGAGAGCAATGCAGTTTGTATAGAAACCACGGTCACTGTGGGCAGCAAGAGGATCCGGTGTATGGGAACACACGTGTACAAGGGGGACGAGGAGGTTCAGGGAGACACTCTGGACCCGGGCCTGGTCATGACAGGCACCAAGTGTGGCGATGACTCG CTTTGCTTTAATGGAGAGTGCCGCAATGCATCATTTCTCAGAGCTGATGAGTGCAATGCCAAGTGCCACGGACACGGG ctgtgtaacaACAACCATAACTGTCACTGTGACCCGGGCTgggctcctcctctgtgtgacCAGAGGGGCTCAGGTGGGAGTGTGGACAGTGGACCTGTCATCAGCCAAA GCGGTCTCCTCCCAGTCCTGCTGGTCCTCCCTCTGGTTCTCTTTGTGGTTCTGGCTGCTGCTGGACTGTGGTGCTGCTACAGGCATAAACTCCACCCACTGAAAGCGTCAGCTCCACCTCCAAA CTGTTCAGTCCCAGTGGAGGTCAAGCCTCTGTGCACTGACGGTCATTTGAACGGCCACACCAACCCGACGTTCTTACTGAAGAAACAACAGTCAGACAACCTG GTGAAGTCGCCTGCCTGTCCGAGCCCGTCTCCCTCCACCCGGTCCAGACCTCCCATCGTGCGTCCAGCAGTGAAGCCTCCTCCTGTACCGGCGTACGCTGCAGAGCAAAACAAGCAGACGGCAGAGCCTCACATCAAACCGACACCTTCTTCGTCTCAGGCTTacactccccctcctcttcaaTCTGCACAGCTgaccaaacagagacaaatcCTCCGGGCTCCATCTTTACCTGGCCAGGACCCTAAAGGCCGCCCTTCTGTAGCACCTAAACCACGACCTGACCCCCCTAACAGACCTCCACCACCTTGTCCTGTCAACAAACCATCAGCG GAACAACAAAAACTGACAGGTGTTGCTTTGGCTCCATCTGCTGGACAGAAAAAGCCAAACAG aCCCTAA